The Algoriphagus sp. TR-M9 genome has a window encoding:
- a CDS encoding response regulator has protein sequence MSIKIAIAEDNSFLLNAILEKLSFFPDLSVKHKAYNGIDLLEQLDKDSNINLILMDIEMPKMNGIEAVGQVSQKYPQIKVIMLTVFDDDEHIFKAIQAGAHGYFLKEVDPRTLYQGILDTLDGGAAMTPSVAMKALRLLRNPPDFSQPVEEIKLTAREIEILEQTAKGLNYNQIGENLFISPKTVRKHTENIYTKLQVHSKLEAVQKAVKNRIIEG, from the coding sequence ATGTCCATCAAAATTGCGATAGCCGAGGATAACAGTTTTTTGCTGAATGCCATTCTGGAAAAGCTCTCCTTTTTCCCGGATTTGTCCGTGAAGCATAAAGCCTACAATGGAATCGATCTACTGGAACAGCTGGACAAAGACTCCAATATCAACCTTATCCTCATGGATATAGAAATGCCCAAGATGAACGGAATAGAAGCTGTGGGGCAGGTTTCGCAGAAATATCCACAGATTAAGGTCATTATGCTCACGGTTTTTGATGATGATGAGCACATATTCAAGGCTATACAAGCAGGAGCGCACGGCTATTTCCTAAAGGAAGTGGATCCCAGGACATTATACCAGGGAATATTGGATACACTGGATGGTGGGGCTGCCATGACTCCATCCGTGGCCATGAAAGCACTCAGGTTATTGCGTAATCCACCGGACTTTTCGCAGCCAGTGGAGGAAATCAAATTGACAGCAAGGGAAATCGAAATTCTGGAGCAGACTGCAAAAGGGCTGAATTATAACCAGATTGGTGAAAACCTCTTTATCTCGCCTAAGACTGTGCGGAAGCATACCGAAAATATCTATACCAAACTACAGGTTCACAGTAAGCTGGAAGCCGTACAAAAGGCAGTGAAGAACAGGATTATTGAAGGGTAG
- a CDS encoding tetratricopeptide repeat-containing sensor histidine kinase encodes MLRLLTLVFLLFLFSPEAFSQSLRERLGRTYVSSDSVDIIFELEKENLHSANDSGVYWFFVAEDYNRKFENELAHETFLKSAKLLNPEENSDLISLCYIRLNRLEATSGNWDQALFYSQKGLENATAALDSNYMGYALLDISVVYHDMEDYAKGVEYGKKAYELLADFSGARPTFKAFALNAIGINFDDWDKPDSALHYHYKILENIDELDSLRISFTFNNIGNTLLKQQKYQEAKTWLQTAVKVNMKDQNSYSLAANYTNLGTIAYQLRDFQEAEVMMDSAYKYVELSQSTEKMRDYLEEQYLFHKAKGELSAAMGYLEEFTVLKDSIFKEERVKMLGELETKYQVQTKERELAESRAALAENELLVKNRNNQVLLLVVFLLIILGVAFFIYYRQKSKNRHLEQEAKLQQIYAEQETQKKLHEQRNRISSDLHDNIGAQLTFIVSSLDNLKFMELSKESMASKIDQISAFTVETVNELRDTIWAMNKDNISLQDLETRLSTLISKAKNACPQIAFELHFDQNLEKDFLLNSMEGVNFYRIAQEAINNAIKHAGASRIRIYFKGTVDRLQVCIEDNGKGIAGTGFGNGLGNMKTRAERIGRALKIDSEIGQGTQVCIQ; translated from the coding sequence ATGTTACGGCTACTCACTCTAGTCTTTCTTCTTTTCTTGTTTTCGCCAGAGGCTTTTTCTCAAAGTCTGAGGGAGCGCCTGGGGCGTACTTATGTGAGTTCCGATTCTGTTGATATTATTTTTGAGCTGGAAAAAGAAAACCTGCATTCTGCCAATGACAGTGGAGTTTATTGGTTTTTTGTGGCAGAAGATTACAATCGGAAATTTGAAAATGAGTTGGCTCATGAGACTTTTCTGAAAAGTGCCAAGCTGCTGAATCCTGAAGAAAACAGTGACTTGATCAGCCTTTGCTACATTCGGCTCAATCGTCTTGAAGCTACCTCCGGCAACTGGGATCAGGCTTTGTTTTATTCCCAAAAAGGGCTGGAAAATGCCACCGCAGCGCTGGACAGCAATTACATGGGCTATGCTTTGCTGGATATTTCTGTGGTCTATCATGACATGGAAGACTATGCCAAAGGGGTAGAATACGGCAAAAAGGCCTATGAGCTACTTGCTGACTTTTCCGGTGCGAGACCTACTTTCAAGGCATTTGCACTGAATGCGATAGGGATCAATTTTGATGACTGGGACAAGCCAGACTCGGCGCTTCATTACCATTACAAAATCCTGGAAAATATAGATGAGCTGGACAGCCTCCGGATCAGCTTTACCTTCAATAACATCGGGAATACTCTACTCAAGCAGCAGAAATACCAAGAAGCCAAAACCTGGCTCCAAACGGCAGTAAAGGTCAATATGAAGGATCAGAACAGTTACAGCCTAGCTGCTAATTATACCAATCTGGGAACCATAGCTTATCAGTTACGGGACTTTCAGGAGGCGGAAGTGATGATGGACTCCGCTTACAAATATGTGGAGCTCAGCCAGTCCACGGAGAAGATGCGGGACTATCTCGAAGAGCAATATCTCTTCCACAAAGCAAAGGGGGAGCTTTCTGCCGCCATGGGCTACTTGGAGGAGTTTACGGTGTTAAAGGATAGCATATTCAAGGAGGAGCGGGTGAAGATGCTGGGAGAACTGGAAACCAAATACCAGGTCCAGACCAAAGAAAGGGAGCTCGCCGAATCCCGTGCTGCCCTGGCTGAAAATGAACTGTTGGTGAAAAACCGGAATAATCAAGTCTTGCTTTTGGTGGTGTTTTTGCTGATTATCCTTGGGGTGGCTTTTTTCATTTACTACCGGCAAAAGTCCAAAAACCGTCACTTGGAGCAGGAAGCCAAGCTCCAGCAGATCTATGCAGAGCAGGAAACCCAGAAGAAGCTTCATGAGCAACGTAACAGGATATCCTCGGATCTTCATGACAATATAGGTGCGCAGTTGACCTTTATCGTTTCCTCCCTGGACAATTTGAAATTTATGGAGCTGAGCAAGGAAAGTATGGCTTCCAAAATAGACCAGATTTCCGCCTTTACTGTGGAGACAGTGAATGAACTCCGGGACACGATTTGGGCCATGAACAAGGACAATATCAGTCTTCAGGATCTGGAAACCCGGCTTTCCACTTTGATTTCAAAAGCTAAAAATGCCTGTCCTCAGATTGCGTTTGAGTTGCATTTTGATCAAAATCTGGAAAAAGATTTCCTGCTCAATTCCATGGAAGGCGTGAACTTTTACCGGATCGCCCAGGAAGCCATTAACAATGCCATCAAGCATGCCGGAGCCAGTAGGATCAGGATTTATTTTAAAGGTACAGTCGACAGGCTGCAGGTCTGCATAGAAGACAATGGAAAGGGAATAGCTGGGACTGGCTTTGGAAATGGTCTAGGCAATATGAAAACCAGGGCCGAGCGTATAGGAAGAGCCTTGAAAATTGATTCTGAGATCGGTCAGGGCACCCAAGTTTGTATACAATAA
- a CDS encoding S1/P1 nuclease encodes MKKILSTVLFAFLLSTQSFAWGQLGHYLIGYMAEQQLKKSVSRKVDKVLFPMSLGRSGTWMDEIKSDQAYDFAYSWHYLTSKNGEYDPHIQEEGGDAYEAINRLKEELKAGNLNPKEEGEKLKMLIHIVEDIHQPLHVGTGEDRGGNDVKLEYFWQSSNLHAVWDSGMIDRWSMSYTEIGDELMRRLTPELEDRYREASMEDWLQEAVEARPLVYKLPESKKLSYNYDYDTRALLEERLLAASVRLAQILEEIYG; translated from the coding sequence ATGAAAAAAATCCTATCTACTGTCTTGTTTGCGTTTTTGCTCAGCACGCAGTCTTTTGCCTGGGGCCAATTGGGACATTATTTGATCGGCTATATGGCTGAGCAGCAGCTTAAAAAGTCAGTGAGCCGAAAAGTAGATAAGGTATTATTCCCCATGTCTTTGGGTAGAAGTGGCACTTGGATGGACGAGATCAAATCTGACCAAGCTTACGACTTTGCCTATTCCTGGCACTATTTGACGAGTAAAAACGGCGAATACGATCCGCATATCCAAGAAGAAGGCGGTGATGCGTATGAAGCCATCAATCGCCTGAAGGAGGAATTGAAAGCTGGGAATTTGAACCCAAAGGAAGAGGGGGAGAAACTAAAAATGCTGATCCATATCGTGGAGGATATCCATCAGCCTTTGCACGTGGGAACGGGTGAAGACAGGGGTGGAAATGACGTGAAGCTTGAATATTTTTGGCAGAGCTCCAATCTGCACGCGGTTTGGGATTCTGGGATGATAGACCGCTGGTCTATGTCTTATACCGAAATAGGGGATGAATTGATGCGTAGGCTGACTCCTGAGCTGGAAGATCGGTACCGGGAAGCCAGTATGGAAGATTGGCTACAGGAAGCTGTGGAGGCCAGACCTTTGGTTTACAAACTACCAGAAAGCAAAAAACTGTCCTATAATTATGATTATGATACCCGAGCTTTGCTAGAGGAAAGGTTACTTGCAGCCAGCGTTCGCTTAGCTCAGATTCTGGAAGAGATCTATGGGTGA
- a CDS encoding M20 metallopeptidase family protein, which produces MMKDKIKSLAKAYKQEVIANRRHLHANPELSYQEYNTSKFVKVKLEEIGITIIESKADTGWAALIKGKNPEKRVVALRADMDALPIVEANDVPYKSQNPGVMHACGHDVHTASLLGAAKILHEVKEDWEGTIKLIFQPGEEVAPGGASFMIADKVLENPRPNGIIGQHVMPFIEVGKVGFRPGIYMASADEIYVTVKGKGGHAAMPETLIDPVLIASHMIVALQQVVSRAASPKIPSVLSFGKVEALGATNVIPNEVKIQGTFRTLDEEWRAKAHEKMTAIAKGIVEGMGGEVDFEIRKGYPFLKNDPELTNRSQQAAEEYLGKENVLDLDIWMAAEDFAYYSQEIEGCFYRLGTRNEAKGITSGVHTPTFDIDEDALEIGAGLMAYLAVSELEKA; this is translated from the coding sequence ATGATGAAGGACAAAATTAAATCTCTGGCAAAAGCCTATAAACAAGAAGTAATTGCAAACCGTCGTCATCTTCACGCCAATCCTGAGCTTTCCTATCAGGAATACAATACCTCCAAGTTTGTAAAGGTAAAGCTGGAGGAAATAGGAATTACCATCATAGAATCCAAAGCAGACACAGGATGGGCGGCCCTGATTAAGGGAAAAAACCCGGAAAAACGAGTAGTGGCCCTACGTGCAGATATGGATGCTCTACCTATAGTGGAAGCCAATGATGTCCCCTATAAATCTCAAAATCCAGGAGTAATGCATGCCTGTGGGCATGATGTGCATACTGCATCTTTACTGGGAGCGGCAAAGATTCTCCATGAAGTCAAAGAAGACTGGGAAGGAACTATCAAATTGATTTTTCAGCCGGGCGAAGAAGTTGCCCCTGGAGGTGCATCCTTTATGATTGCCGATAAGGTTTTGGAAAACCCACGTCCAAACGGCATCATAGGCCAGCACGTGATGCCTTTTATAGAAGTGGGAAAAGTAGGTTTCCGTCCAGGTATCTACATGGCCAGTGCAGACGAAATCTACGTGACCGTCAAAGGCAAAGGAGGCCATGCTGCTATGCCGGAGACTTTGATTGACCCGGTATTGATCGCTTCACATATGATCGTGGCATTACAGCAGGTGGTGAGCCGGGCTGCCAGCCCAAAAATTCCTTCGGTACTTTCCTTTGGCAAAGTGGAGGCACTTGGTGCCACCAACGTGATTCCAAATGAAGTGAAGATTCAGGGCACTTTCCGAACTTTGGATGAAGAATGGCGTGCCAAAGCTCATGAGAAAATGACGGCCATTGCCAAAGGCATAGTAGAGGGAATGGGCGGAGAAGTGGATTTTGAAATTAGAAAGGGTTACCCCTTTTTGAAAAATGATCCCGAACTGACGAATAGATCCCAGCAGGCTGCAGAAGAATACCTGGGCAAGGAAAATGTGCTGGATTTGGATATCTGGATGGCAGCGGAGGATTTCGCTTATTATTCCCAGGAAATAGAGGGCTGTTTTTATCGATTGGGAACCCGAAACGAAGCCAAAGGAATCACTTCTGGAGTACACACGCCTACATTTGACATCGATGAAGATGCCTTGGAAATAGGAGCTGGATTGATGGCTTACTTGGCAGTTTCTGAGCTCGAAAAAGCATAA
- the secA gene encoding preprotein translocase subunit SecA codes for MLDIIAKGLAKVFGTKSDRDIKEVLPVVKQINEVFEGYKSLSDDELRGKTAEIKSEINAYLKEYDDKIAAIRQKVDELPVNAIHEKDQLFNQIDQIEKDRDEALEVILEQVLPRAFAVVKETARRFKEVGKLTVKATVNDRELAAVKPNVEIQGDDAIWHNKWMAAGTEVVWDMVHYDVQLIGGMVLHKGKIAEMATGEGKTLVSTLPAYLNALAGRGVHIVTVNDYLAKRDSEWNAPLFEFHGLSVNCIDKFQPNSAGRKKAYASDIVYGTNNEFGFDYLRDNMARDAGDLVQGKHHFAMIDEVDSVLIDDARTPLIISGPVPKGDVHEFDEMKPRVATLVDEQRKLVQGFLSNAKKMIADGNDKEGGLALFRAYRGMPKYKPLIKYLSEPGIRVILQKTENYYLQDNKRQMPEADEPLLFTIDEKTNVVDLTDLGIETMTTKNENSEFFVLPDIGVVIAELEKEEVDEKEKLIRKEEAIKDYSVKAQRIHTVNQLLKAYCMFERDTEYILVDGKVKIVDEQTGRVMEGRRYSDGLHQAIEAKENVKVEDATQTYATITLQNYFRMYHKLAGMTGTAETEAGEFWEIYKLDVVVIPTNKPIIRADKDDKVYKTVREKFNAVGDEINELVSAGRPVLVGTTSVEISEVLSRMLTLKKIPHQVLNAKQHAKEADVVAFAGQAGTVTIATNMAGRGTDIKLTEESRKAGGLAIIGTERHESRRVDRQLRGRSGRQGDVGSSQFFVSLEDSLMRLFGSDRIAKLMDRMGLEEGEVIQHSMISKSIERAQRKVEENNFGTRKRLLEYDDVMNSQREVVYKRRRNALKGERLELDILNVLFDVCEGLVDMGKTNPDPEDFRMNVFTTLGVDYTITEADLKAKDAGTLTQELYTAAFEAYKKKSEVMMETALPIFKRVQEERGATVKDIMVPISDGIKQIGVVVNLESMIETEGRDLVRAIEKNVTLAIIDQNWKEHLRDMDDLKQSVQNAVYEQKDPLLIYKFEAFEMFKRFIGKLNEDMISFLTRADLPKQDPNQVHAAAPQKPAETQVQASKEDAGSTLNPGANRAAVAASNAGRTAPQVTAPRKSEKVYGRNDKVSVQYTNGTTKNDVKFKSVEQDVQDGKCVIIEN; via the coding sequence ATGTTAGATATTATAGCAAAAGGACTTGCAAAAGTATTTGGAACCAAGTCCGACAGAGATATAAAGGAAGTACTTCCAGTAGTCAAACAGATCAATGAGGTTTTTGAAGGATACAAATCTCTCAGCGATGATGAGCTGAGGGGTAAAACCGCAGAGATCAAATCTGAGATCAACGCTTACCTGAAAGAATACGATGACAAAATCGCAGCGATCCGCCAGAAGGTAGATGAGCTTCCTGTCAATGCAATTCATGAAAAAGACCAGCTTTTCAATCAGATCGACCAGATCGAAAAGGATAGAGATGAAGCTTTGGAAGTCATTTTGGAGCAGGTTCTGCCTAGGGCTTTTGCAGTAGTAAAAGAAACCGCCAGACGCTTCAAGGAAGTAGGAAAGCTAACAGTAAAGGCGACTGTAAACGACCGTGAACTGGCTGCCGTTAAACCTAATGTAGAGATCCAGGGTGATGATGCAATCTGGCATAACAAGTGGATGGCTGCAGGCACCGAAGTGGTCTGGGACATGGTTCACTATGATGTACAGCTGATCGGTGGTATGGTCTTGCACAAGGGTAAAATCGCCGAGATGGCTACTGGTGAAGGTAAAACCCTGGTTTCTACCCTTCCCGCCTACTTGAATGCATTAGCAGGAAGAGGTGTACACATCGTTACGGTCAATGATTACCTGGCCAAGCGTGACTCCGAATGGAATGCTCCGCTTTTCGAATTTCATGGTTTGAGCGTAAACTGTATCGATAAGTTCCAGCCAAACTCAGCTGGGAGAAAGAAAGCTTATGCATCAGACATTGTCTATGGTACCAATAATGAGTTTGGTTTCGATTACCTGAGAGACAATATGGCTCGGGATGCGGGTGATTTGGTACAAGGTAAGCATCACTTTGCCATGATAGATGAGGTCGATTCTGTTTTGATCGATGACGCGAGAACCCCGCTCATTATTTCTGGTCCAGTTCCTAAAGGTGACGTACACGAGTTTGATGAGATGAAGCCGAGGGTAGCTACGCTTGTGGATGAGCAGAGAAAGCTAGTGCAGGGATTTTTGTCCAACGCGAAAAAGATGATCGCGGATGGAAATGATAAAGAAGGGGGCTTGGCGCTTTTCCGTGCCTACCGGGGAATGCCTAAGTATAAGCCGTTGATCAAATACCTTTCTGAGCCAGGCATACGTGTGATTCTTCAGAAGACGGAAAATTATTACCTACAGGACAATAAGCGCCAGATGCCAGAGGCAGACGAGCCTTTGTTGTTTACCATAGACGAGAAAACCAATGTGGTAGATCTGACCGATCTGGGCATTGAGACCATGACCACTAAAAATGAAAACTCGGAATTTTTTGTACTTCCGGATATAGGAGTGGTGATTGCGGAGCTAGAGAAAGAGGAGGTTGACGAAAAGGAAAAGCTGATCCGCAAGGAAGAAGCCATCAAGGATTATAGTGTAAAAGCACAAAGAATACATACCGTAAACCAGTTGCTGAAAGCATACTGCATGTTTGAGCGGGATACGGAGTACATTTTGGTAGATGGCAAAGTCAAGATCGTAGATGAGCAGACGGGTCGTGTGATGGAAGGGCGTCGTTATTCTGACGGATTGCACCAAGCGATAGAAGCGAAGGAAAATGTAAAAGTCGAAGACGCTACGCAAACCTACGCCACCATTACCCTGCAGAATTATTTCAGAATGTATCACAAGCTGGCCGGTATGACCGGTACGGCGGAGACTGAAGCTGGGGAATTCTGGGAAATCTACAAATTGGATGTGGTAGTCATACCTACCAATAAACCAATTATCAGAGCAGATAAGGACGATAAGGTCTACAAAACCGTACGAGAGAAATTCAATGCTGTAGGTGATGAAATCAATGAGTTGGTGTCTGCGGGCCGTCCGGTCTTGGTGGGTACTACCTCAGTAGAAATCTCCGAAGTACTCAGCAGAATGCTGACCTTGAAGAAAATTCCTCATCAAGTACTGAACGCGAAGCAGCACGCCAAGGAAGCAGATGTAGTGGCTTTTGCCGGCCAGGCTGGCACAGTGACCATCGCAACCAACATGGCGGGACGTGGTACGGATATCAAGCTTACCGAGGAATCTAGAAAAGCCGGAGGTCTGGCTATTATCGGTACAGAACGTCATGAGTCACGTCGTGTGGATAGACAGCTTCGTGGTCGATCCGGTCGTCAAGGGGATGTGGGTTCTTCCCAGTTCTTTGTGTCCTTGGAAGATAGCTTGATGCGTTTATTCGGCTCGGACCGTATTGCTAAACTGATGGATAGAATGGGCCTTGAAGAAGGCGAAGTGATCCAGCACAGTATGATTTCCAAATCCATTGAGCGTGCTCAGCGCAAGGTGGAGGAAAATAACTTTGGTACCAGAAAAAGGCTACTCGAATACGATGATGTGATGAACTCCCAGCGTGAGGTGGTTTACAAGCGTAGAAGAAATGCACTGAAAGGAGAAAGACTGGAGCTGGACATCTTAAATGTACTGTTTGATGTGTGTGAAGGCTTAGTGGATATGGGCAAAACCAATCCAGATCCGGAGGATTTCCGAATGAATGTATTCACTACTTTGGGCGTAGATTACACCATTACAGAGGCGGATCTCAAAGCCAAAGATGCAGGTACCCTTACCCAGGAACTTTACACTGCAGCTTTCGAAGCTTATAAGAAGAAGAGTGAAGTAATGATGGAAACGGCCCTGCCGATTTTCAAACGTGTGCAGGAAGAAAGAGGCGCTACTGTGAAAGACATTATGGTTCCGATTTCTGATGGAATCAAACAGATCGGTGTGGTGGTGAATCTTGAATCTATGATCGAAACTGAAGGTAGAGATCTGGTCAGAGCTATAGAAAAGAATGTAACGCTGGCGATTATAGACCAAAACTGGAAAGAACACCTACGGGACATGGATGATCTGAAGCAGTCGGTACAAAATGCCGTTTATGAGCAAAAAGATCCACTCTTGATTTATAAGTTTGAGGCATTTGAAATGTTCAAGCGTTTCATCGGCAAACTCAATGAGGATATGATCTCATTCTTGACCAGAGCAGATCTGCCAAAGCAAGATCCTAATCAAGTCCATGCAGCTGCCCCGCAAAAGCCTGCGGAAACTCAGGTGCAAGCCTCCAAAGAGGATGCAGGCAGCACCTTGAATCCCGGAGCTAACCGAGCGGCTGTCGCTGCTTCGAACGCCGGCAGAACAGCACCCCAGGTCACTGCGCCACGTAAATCAGAAAAAGTCTATGGCAGAAATGACAAGGTGTCTGTGCAGTACACCAACGGGACCACAAAAAATGATGTAAAATTTAAAAGTGTGGAACAGGATGTGCAGGATGGCAAGTGTGTGATCATCGAAAACTAA
- the dapF gene encoding diaminopimelate epimerase, producing MEISFYKYQGTGNDFVMIDDRKEAFDEQDLQLVSRLCDRKFGVGADGLILIRNHADFDFEMIYFNADGSQSMCGNGARCAVAFAAFLGIVAGKTHFLAIDGPHDAVLAKGVVELKMGDVAGVESRSEDFFVNTGSPHHIRFVEDLQQYPIFEEGKKVRYDQQYEPSGTNVNFVEKVSEDQLFVRTYERGVENETLSCGTGVTAAAIAFAKDQPKAQVSIQTLGGQLAVKFQASAEGAYHNVWLIGPAEQVFAGKISV from the coding sequence ATGGAGATTTCATTTTATAAATATCAAGGCACCGGCAATGACTTTGTCATGATCGACGATCGGAAAGAAGCGTTTGATGAGCAGGATCTACAACTGGTCAGCAGACTTTGTGACCGGAAGTTTGGAGTAGGTGCCGATGGATTGATTTTGATCCGGAATCATGCAGATTTTGATTTCGAAATGATCTATTTCAATGCTGATGGAAGCCAAAGCATGTGTGGAAATGGCGCACGATGTGCGGTGGCATTTGCGGCATTTCTGGGGATTGTAGCAGGGAAAACCCATTTTCTGGCCATAGATGGGCCTCATGATGCTGTGCTGGCAAAGGGAGTCGTAGAGTTGAAAATGGGGGATGTAGCCGGGGTCGAGTCCAGATCGGAAGACTTCTTTGTGAATACCGGGTCTCCGCACCATATCCGGTTTGTGGAGGACCTTCAGCAATATCCCATTTTCGAAGAAGGCAAAAAAGTGCGCTACGATCAGCAATACGAACCTTCCGGCACCAATGTGAACTTTGTAGAGAAAGTAAGTGAAGACCAGCTTTTTGTTCGGACCTATGAGCGAGGTGTGGAAAACGAGACACTTTCCTGTGGTACAGGAGTAACGGCGGCGGCTATTGCCTTTGCCAAAGATCAACCTAAAGCTCAGGTAAGTATCCAGACCCTTGGTGGTCAATTAGCTGTAAAATTTCAGGCTTCTGCTGAGGGAGCCTATCATAACGTATGGCTTATAGGCCCGGCAGAGCAGGTTTTTGCCGGAAAAATAAGCGTTTAA
- a CDS encoding nucleoside triphosphate pyrophosphohydrolase family protein, with amino-acid sequence MQDPKSLTSVALFHETFKHPVLPSPTIPEKVRCELRVSLLAEELKELEEAIANDDLVEVADALCDLQYVLSGAILEFGLGEKFKTLFDEVQRSNMSKACKTEEEAQATVAHYQAKGTECFYEKEGDLFLVFRQGDRKTLKSVNYSPADLSGIIKS; translated from the coding sequence ATGCAAGACCCTAAGTCACTTACTTCCGTAGCCCTATTTCACGAAACCTTCAAGCACCCTGTTTTGCCTTCTCCCACTATTCCTGAGAAAGTAAGATGCGAGCTCCGGGTTTCCCTTTTGGCTGAAGAACTGAAAGAACTCGAAGAAGCTATCGCCAACGATGATCTGGTAGAGGTGGCAGATGCCTTGTGCGACTTACAGTACGTTTTATCCGGTGCGATTTTGGAATTTGGGCTGGGAGAAAAGTTCAAAACACTCTTTGACGAAGTGCAGCGATCCAATATGAGCAAAGCCTGCAAAACGGAGGAGGAAGCCCAAGCCACCGTGGCACATTACCAGGCCAAAGGAACCGAGTGCTTTTATGAAAAAGAGGGGGATCTATTCCTGGTCTTCCGACAAGGCGACCGCAAAACCTTGAAATCTGTTAATTATTCGCCGGCTGATCTCAGTGGGATCATCAAATCATAA
- a CDS encoding mechanosensitive ion channel family protein — translation MDEFINLSSSWPTIQRWLLIGGVALAIFLLFVFFARKSKRFLRVRLVRRMDDSLLANFLAGIFSTLIILIGLLIVLRVIGLTGIVSGLLAGAGISAFIIGFALKDIGENFLAGIILAFKRPFRVGDIVDIGGIRGTVLAMNLRDTQVKTADGKDVFIPNGMILKNPLVNYTIDGFLRYDFMLGLDYGSDYNAALDLIRKSILEVPGVLTQDKLPQVWVTEMGESTLNIQITFWVDTFERAISDAVVKSSAILTVLTAMEKAGFNMPARIVELKNYQSESLKTATPDSL, via the coding sequence ATGGATGAATTTATCAATCTATCTTCCAGCTGGCCAACTATACAAAGATGGCTGCTTATCGGGGGAGTAGCACTGGCAATATTCTTATTGTTTGTGTTCTTTGCCCGAAAATCCAAGCGTTTTTTAAGAGTTCGTCTGGTGAGGCGAATGGACGATTCCTTGCTGGCCAATTTCTTGGCAGGAATTTTCAGTACCCTGATCATACTCATTGGTCTTTTGATAGTATTAAGGGTCATCGGTTTGACAGGAATTGTTTCAGGGCTTTTGGCAGGAGCTGGGATTTCCGCTTTTATCATAGGCTTTGCCTTAAAGGATATAGGAGAAAACTTCCTGGCAGGAATCATTCTGGCCTTCAAACGTCCCTTTCGCGTAGGTGATATCGTGGATATAGGCGGAATCCGCGGGACAGTTCTCGCTATGAACCTTCGCGATACCCAGGTCAAAACGGCAGATGGCAAAGATGTTTTTATCCCAAATGGGATGATCCTGAAAAACCCTTTGGTCAATTATACCATCGATGGATTTTTGCGCTATGATTTTATGCTGGGCCTGGATTATGGCTCAGACTACAATGCAGCTTTGGATTTGATCAGGAAATCTATTTTGGAAGTTCCGGGGGTACTGACTCAGGACAAGCTTCCGCAGGTATGGGTGACTGAAATGGGGGAAAGTACGCTGAATATCCAAATTACCTTTTGGGTGGATACTTTTGAAAGAGCGATTTCTGATGCTGTGGTCAAAAGCAGTGCGATTTTGACTGTACTCACGGCAATGGAAAAGGCCGGCTTTAATATGCCGGCCCGTATAGTAGAACTGAAGAATTACCAGAGTGAAAGCTTGAAAACAGCCACACCGGATTCTTTATGA